In Methanocaldococcus lauensis, a single genomic region encodes these proteins:
- a CDS encoding pyruvate ferredoxin oxidoreductase subunit gamma, with amino-acid sequence MIEVRFHGRGGQGAVTAAQILAVAAFYDGKYSQAFPFFGVERRGAPVMAFTRIDDKKIKLRCQIYNPDYVIVQDSSLIETINVVEGLKENGAVVVNTVKDDINLGVKTYTIDATGIALDVLGVPIVNTAMVGAFAGVTKLVSIESVKKAIMEKFKGELGIKNAKVAEIAYNEMIKKYG; translated from the coding sequence ATGATAGAAGTTAGATTCCACGGAAGAGGAGGACAAGGGGCTGTTACTGCCGCTCAAATATTGGCTGTTGCTGCTTTCTATGATGGTAAATATTCTCAGGCATTTCCGTTCTTTGGCGTAGAGAGAAGAGGAGCACCAGTTATGGCATTTACAAGGATTGATGATAAAAAAATTAAATTGAGGTGCCAAATATACAATCCTGATTATGTTATTGTTCAGGATTCCTCTTTAATTGAAACTATCAATGTTGTTGAAGGTTTAAAGGAAAATGGGGCTGTTGTAGTTAATACTGTTAAAGATGACATAAATTTAGGAGTTAAAACATATACAATTGATGCAACAGGAATTGCCTTAGATGTTTTAGGAGTACCTATTGTTAATACTGCAATGGTCGGAGCATTTGCTGGGGTTACTAAACTTGTTAGTATTGAATCTGTAAAGAAGGCAATAATGGAGAAATTTAAAGGAGAATTAGGAATTAAAAACGCCAAAGTGGCTGAAATTGCATATAATGAAATGATAAAGAAGTATGGATAA
- the porD gene encoding pyruvate synthase subunit PorD has protein sequence MVTIAAIIYEPGNSIRNKTGSWRTFRPILDNNKCVKCENCYIFCPEGAIQEDENGNFKIDYDYCKGCLICMNECPVNAITKVREEK, from the coding sequence ATGGTAACAATTGCCGCAATTATTTATGAACCAGGAAATTCAATTAGAAATAAAACAGGTAGTTGGAGAACATTTAGACCTATTTTAGATAATAATAAATGTGTAAAGTGTGAAAATTGCTATATCTTCTGTCCAGAGGGGGCTATTCAAGAGGATGAAAATGGGAATTTTAAAATAGATTACGATTACTGTAAAGGATGTTTAATCTGTATGAACGAATGCCCTGTAAATGCAATAACTAAGGTTAGAGAAGAGAAATAA
- the porA gene encoding pyruvate synthase subunit PorA: MCEVKVITGTSAAAEAARLADVDVIAAYPITPQTTCVEKLAEFVANGELDAEYVKVESEHSAMSACIGAAATGARTFTATASQGLALMHEVLFIASGMRLPIVMMVANRALSAPINIWNDHQDSISQRDTGWIQIYVEDNQETLDSIIQAYKIAENEDVLLPVMVCLDGFILTHTVEPVVIPKAERVREFLGVYEPKHAYLDPDRPITQGPVGVPDCYMETRKQIEDAMERSKKVIKDVNEEFSEWFKRKYGNGLVEAYNLENAETVLVAMGSVCGTIKYVIDELKKEGKEVGLLRIRTYRPFPKEDVKELLKDAENIAVLDKNISLGFNKGSLGIEMTSILKNKKICNYIVGLGGRDIRIEDIKTIINDVEKAEDDKTAWIGLKE; this comes from the coding sequence ATGTGTGAGGTTAAGGTTATTACTGGAACATCTGCTGCTGCTGAAGCGGCAAGATTGGCTGATGTCGATGTTATAGCTGCATATCCAATTACACCTCAAACAACATGTGTTGAAAAGTTGGCTGAATTTGTGGCAAATGGGGAGTTAGATGCAGAATATGTAAAAGTAGAAAGTGAGCATTCAGCAATGTCTGCGTGTATTGGAGCAGCGGCAACTGGAGCAAGGACATTTACAGCAACTGCATCTCAAGGTTTAGCATTGATGCACGAAGTTTTATTTATAGCCTCTGGAATGAGATTACCAATAGTGATGATGGTCGCAAATAGAGCGTTATCTGCACCAATAAACATATGGAACGATCATCAAGATTCTATATCACAGAGAGATACTGGATGGATTCAAATTTATGTAGAGGACAATCAGGAAACACTTGATAGTATTATTCAAGCATACAAAATTGCAGAGAATGAAGATGTTTTACTGCCTGTAATGGTCTGTTTAGATGGATTTATATTAACTCATACAGTTGAGCCAGTAGTTATTCCAAAGGCAGAAAGAGTTAGAGAATTTTTAGGTGTTTATGAACCAAAACATGCTTATTTAGATCCAGATAGACCAATAACCCAAGGACCTGTAGGAGTTCCAGATTGCTATATGGAGACAAGAAAACAGATTGAAGACGCTATGGAGAGATCTAAAAAAGTTATTAAAGATGTTAATGAGGAGTTTAGTGAGTGGTTTAAGAGAAAGTATGGTAATGGTTTAGTTGAAGCATACAACTTAGAGAATGCAGAGACCGTTTTAGTAGCAATGGGTTCTGTTTGTGGAACTATAAAGTATGTTATTGATGAACTAAAAAAAGAAGGTAAGGAAGTTGGATTATTAAGAATAAGGACATATAGACCATTTCCAAAGGAAGATGTTAAAGAACTTTTAAAAGACGCTGAAAATATTGCAGTATTGGATAAAAACATTTCATTAGGATTTAACAAGGGTTCTTTAGGTATTGAGATGACATCAATTTTAAAAAATAAAAAAATCTGCAACTATATCGTTGGTTTGGGTGGGAGAGATATAAGAATTGAGGACATAAAAACAATAATTAATGATGTAGAAAAGGCAGAAGATGATAAAACTGCCTGGATTGGATTAAAAGAATAA
- the porB gene encoding pyruvate synthase subunit PorB translates to MQFPREELFAPGHRGCAGCGAAIVARLLLKAAGKDTIITTATGCLEVMTTPYPETSWRVPWIHVAFENAAAVASGVESAIKALKRKRGKFANKKINVIAIGGDGGTADIGFQALSGAMERGHNMLYVMYDNEAYMNTGIQRSSSTPFMASTTTSPAGSKIKGEDRPKKDVAMIMAAHGIPYVATACISYPEDFIRKVKKALSIEGPKFIQVLQPCTTGWGYPPHKTIEIGRLAVETGVFPLYEIENGEFRITYKPSKRKPVREYLKMQKRYRHLTDEDIERIQRYIDEKCKLLGL, encoded by the coding sequence ATGCAATTTCCAAGAGAGGAATTATTTGCTCCCGGTCATAGAGGATGTGCAGGATGTGGAGCGGCAATTGTTGCAAGGTTGTTATTAAAAGCCGCTGGAAAGGATACAATTATAACAACTGCCACAGGATGTTTAGAGGTTATGACCACCCCTTATCCAGAAACATCTTGGAGAGTTCCTTGGATTCATGTAGCGTTTGAAAACGCTGCAGCAGTTGCAAGTGGTGTAGAATCAGCAATAAAGGCATTGAAGAGAAAGAGAGGTAAGTTTGCTAATAAAAAAATAAATGTTATAGCAATTGGAGGTGATGGTGGAACAGCAGATATTGGTTTTCAGGCATTGAGTGGGGCTATGGAGAGAGGACATAATATGTTATATGTTATGTATGATAATGAAGCATATATGAACACTGGAATACAGAGAAGTTCTTCAACTCCTTTTATGGCTTCTACAACCACATCTCCAGCAGGTTCAAAAATTAAGGGAGAAGATAGACCTAAAAAAGATGTTGCTATGATTATGGCGGCACATGGAATTCCATATGTTGCTACTGCCTGTATATCCTATCCAGAAGATTTTATAAGAAAGGTTAAAAAGGCATTGAGTATTGAAGGACCTAAATTTATACAGGTTTTACAACCTTGCACGACAGGTTGGGGATATCCCCCACACAAAACAATAGAAATTGGTAGATTAGCTGTAGAAACAGGAGTTTTCCCATTGTATGAAATTGAAAATGGAGAGTTTAGAATTACTTACAAACCATCTAAGAGAAAGCCAGTTAGAGAGTATTTGAAGATGCAAAAAAGATATAGACACTTAACTGATGAAGATATTGAAAGAATTCAAAGATATATAGATGAAAAATGCAAATTATTAGGATTATAA
- a CDS encoding 4Fe-4S dicluster domain-containing protein, producing MKKIIMTNYICDNCGDCVKACMEKNKVGRISIIEKDGKYIPIVCQHCASAPCKEVCPVSAIEHKDGYVYLNDEICIGCGLCALACPFGAILMEDKAYKCILCNGEEPACVKACSKRCLELVDVNELIFAKRDKSLELFSKFYKPTEKADNNLLSKITVNAKIQP from the coding sequence ATGAAAAAGATAATTATGACAAACTATATCTGCGATAACTGTGGGGATTGTGTTAAGGCATGTATGGAGAAAAACAAAGTAGGAAGAATTAGTATTATAGAGAAAGATGGGAAGTATATACCAATAGTTTGCCAACACTGTGCTTCAGCCCCTTGTAAAGAAGTTTGTCCAGTTTCTGCTATTGAGCATAAAGATGGTTATGTATATTTAAATGATGAAATTTGTATTGGATGTGGATTGTGTGCCTTAGCTTGTCCTTTTGGTGCTATATTAATGGAAGATAAAGCATATAAATGTATTTTGTGTAATGGAGAGGAACCAGCATGTGTTAAAGCATGTTCAAAGAGATGTTTAGAACTCGTAGATGTAAATGAGTTGATATTTGCTAAGAGAGATAAAAGTTTGGAGTTGTTTAGTAAATTTTATAAACCAACAGAAAAAGCAGATAACAATTTACTCTCAAAAATTACAGTAAATGCCAAGATTCAGCCATAA
- a CDS encoding 4Fe-4S dicluster domain-containing protein — MVVVNVGSCVGCRRCERSCPVNGIIFEEFPIKCMHCEKNPCLYACPEGAIERINNKVVVIKEKCIGCGLCALACPFGAIRIDGVAIKCNGCYKRDIEICKEVCPTGAINTIENIIENKLCNTVNKLNKLYSIYVRY; from the coding sequence ATGGTTGTAGTTAATGTAGGCTCTTGTGTAGGATGTAGAAGATGCGAAAGAAGTTGTCCAGTTAATGGAATAATTTTTGAGGAATTTCCAATTAAGTGCATGCACTGTGAAAAAAATCCTTGCTTATATGCATGTCCAGAGGGGGCTATTGAAAGAATTAACAACAAGGTAGTGGTTATAAAAGAAAAATGCATAGGCTGTGGCTTATGTGCCTTAGCATGTCCTTTTGGTGCTATAAGAATTGATGGAGTAGCAATAAAGTGTAATGGATGTTATAAAAGAGATATTGAAATTTGTAAAGAAGTATGTCCAACAGGGGCTATAAATACAATTGAAAATATTATTGAAAATAAATTATGTAATACAGTTAATAAATTAAATAAACTATATAGTATCTATGTAAGATATTAA